One genomic window of Bacillus mycoides includes the following:
- a CDS encoding acetylglutamate kinase, which yields MYTYWQSYYSPYHITNGNFDSFVRNYRVSKNENFLKGYMRSLWEQHVAWTRLAIISIIFNLPDVNATVGRLLQNAIHMGLSLEPFYGEDAVKKYSALIKDHLTIAADLVKAAKAGDQNAASSIEKKWYSNADEIVEFLNSINPYIEKEEFRKMFYEHLALTKAEALAFLNKDYEASIKLYDKIEKEALEMADTITDAIVKQFPQVFQ from the coding sequence ATGTATACTTATTGGCAATCGTATTACTCCCCTTATCATATCACTAATGGAAACTTCGATTCATTTGTACGAAATTACCGAGTTAGTAAAAACGAAAACTTTTTAAAAGGATATATGCGTTCTTTATGGGAACAACACGTCGCTTGGACACGATTAGCTATTATAAGTATCATCTTTAATTTACCAGACGTAAACGCTACTGTTGGACGTCTTCTACAAAACGCAATTCACATGGGACTTTCACTTGAACCATTCTATGGTGAAGATGCAGTAAAAAAATATAGTGCATTAATTAAAGACCACTTAACAATCGCTGCTGATCTTGTTAAAGCCGCAAAAGCTGGCGATCAAAATGCCGCTTCATCTATAGAAAAAAAATGGTATTCTAATGCCGACGAAATTGTTGAGTTTCTAAACAGTATCAACCCATATATAGAAAAAGAAGAATTTAGAAAAATGTTTTATGAACATTTAGCGCTTACGAAAGCGGAAGCACTTGCCTTCCTAAATAAAGATTATGAGGCAAGCATAAAACTGTACGATAAAATTGAAAAAGAAGCATTAGAAATGGCTGATACTATAACAGATGCAATCGTAAAACAATTTCCGCAAGTATTTCAATAA
- a CDS encoding LLM class flavin-dependent oxidoreductase → MKFSTLTIFDNYPNQLSRTPKQFYNEVLEQAVRAEEMNFDGVWFAEHHFSDFGINPSPAVLLAAVSQRTNRIRLGVGVSVLPLHNPIRVAEDYAMVDLLSNGRLDFGLGSGYAQKEFDGYNISLEEKTERFNESLEVLRKAWSGKIFSHQGNFFQYKDLRLNVQPTQAPFPPHWIATSSEKGVNHVASMGNNFMGLGFSKSRDELAKLIDTYKNTYLKSGYGNPEELEIPIAFHVHVGETSADAESDAKGPYQLFMNTPRGTNISYEDLKHKFNPIIGSPDEVIQQIQSYSEIGVTNFMAVMNFGGLEHHKVLSSLDLFGKYVIPACK, encoded by the coding sequence ATGAAATTCAGTACATTGACAATATTTGATAATTACCCCAATCAATTATCCCGAACTCCTAAACAATTCTATAATGAGGTATTGGAGCAAGCCGTTCGGGCTGAAGAAATGAACTTTGATGGGGTATGGTTTGCAGAACATCATTTCTCAGATTTTGGTATTAATCCCTCTCCAGCAGTTCTGCTCGCTGCGGTATCTCAAAGGACGAATAGAATTCGTCTTGGTGTGGGTGTTTCAGTACTTCCATTACACAACCCTATACGAGTTGCTGAAGATTATGCGATGGTTGATCTTTTATCAAACGGAAGATTAGATTTTGGGTTAGGTAGTGGATATGCACAGAAGGAATTTGATGGTTATAATATTTCATTGGAGGAAAAAACTGAGCGTTTTAACGAGTCTCTAGAAGTGCTACGTAAGGCATGGTCAGGCAAGATTTTTTCTCATCAAGGGAACTTTTTTCAATACAAAGACCTTAGGCTTAATGTTCAGCCAACACAAGCTCCGTTTCCGCCTCATTGGATTGCAACCTCTAGTGAAAAAGGTGTTAATCATGTTGCTAGTATGGGAAACAATTTCATGGGGCTTGGGTTTAGTAAATCACGAGATGAATTAGCAAAGCTGATTGATACTTACAAGAATACGTATCTAAAGTCAGGATACGGTAATCCAGAAGAATTGGAAATCCCTATTGCATTTCATGTTCATGTTGGTGAAACATCTGCAGATGCTGAATCAGATGCAAAAGGCCCTTATCAACTATTTATGAATACTCCACGTGGGACTAATATTTCATATGAAGACCTTAAACATAAATTCAATCCAATAATAGGAAGTCCTGATGAAGTTATTCAACAAATTCAGTCTTACAGTGAAATAGGTGTTACGAATTTTATGGCAGTAATGAATTTTGGTGGATTAGAACATCATAAAGTACTTTCATCTTTAGACTTATTTGGTAAGTATGTAATTCCTGCATGTAAGTGA
- a CDS encoding class I SAM-dependent methyltransferase, with protein sequence MNELNVKEFYKKQFELSNYDINTENWLEQVAKEVQEQVGHPFQTMLELGAGNGGFARAMSKLDVKMITVELVTELVEFARDHSSKDITIHHGDFYQIDISEEFDVVSYLDGFGVGTDDEQLFLLKRIKDWMKDDGCALIDIYQPLYWKKISGQEMSLSSAMRKYEYDSINERMLDHWWNPNYPNDIVTQSLRCYTVEEISHLCGEAGLSIVGFFPGGAFDFEQSRYKEQASLYDCLSYRIKVKKK encoded by the coding sequence ATGAACGAATTAAATGTGAAGGAATTTTACAAAAAGCAATTTGAACTGTCGAATTATGATATAAATACAGAAAACTGGCTAGAGCAGGTTGCTAAAGAAGTTCAAGAACAAGTTGGTCATCCATTTCAAACGATGTTAGAACTTGGTGCAGGAAATGGTGGATTCGCAAGGGCGATGTCTAAGTTAGATGTAAAAATGATTACAGTTGAACTTGTAACAGAATTAGTTGAATTTGCAAGGGATCATTCAAGTAAGGATATTACGATTCACCATGGTGATTTCTATCAAATTGACATTTCGGAAGAATTTGATGTAGTAAGTTATTTAGATGGATTTGGTGTAGGAACAGATGATGAGCAATTGTTTCTACTAAAACGGATTAAAGATTGGATGAAGGATGATGGATGTGCACTTATTGATATTTATCAACCATTGTATTGGAAAAAGATAAGTGGACAAGAAATGTCATTAAGTTCAGCGATGCGAAAATATGAATATGATAGTATAAATGAAAGAATGTTAGATCATTGGTGGAATCCTAATTATCCAAATGATATTGTGACACAGTCTTTACGTTGCTATACAGTAGAAGAGATTAGCCATCTATGCGGTGAAGCAGGTTTAAGTATAGTAGGATTCTTCCCAGGCGGAGCATTTGATTTTGAACAATCGCGATATAAAGAGCAAGCTTCACTATATGATTGCTTATCTTATCGTATAAAAGTAAAAAAGAAATAA
- a CDS encoding YolD-like family protein, which translates to MNYTSMPKRIGMVKRTPFASVPKKFNGIGKIVKKQTKVERPTLTQDEQEIIENKLLCSFLSEEKMLITYYRDGHLLNRYMTVTDINPIKNLITCTDASYNRIFLKFIDIIDLR; encoded by the coding sequence ATGAACTATACAAGTATGCCAAAAAGAATAGGTATGGTTAAGCGGACTCCATTCGCTTCGGTACCGAAGAAATTCAACGGTATTGGTAAGATTGTTAAAAAACAAACAAAAGTGGAGCGCCCTACATTAACCCAAGACGAACAAGAAATTATTGAAAACAAGTTATTATGTTCATTTCTTTCTGAAGAGAAGATGTTGATTACTTATTATAGAGATGGTCATTTACTTAATAGATATATGACTGTAACTGACATAAATCCGATAAAGAATTTAATAACTTGCACTGATGCATCTTATAACAGAATCTTCCTTAAATTTATAGATATAATTGATTTGAGATAA
- a CDS encoding gamma-glutamylcyclotransferase family protein, translated as MHHVFVYGTLRKEQTNAHYMQGATCIADGAWTYGKLFDTNEGYPAMVCSNEEKVYGEVYEVNSDVLQKLDELEEYTGNPESDLYDRITQTIYFWDIETHAYVYVAQDREMLKKVIISGDWVEYQKGK; from the coding sequence ATGCATCATGTTTTCGTGTATGGCACGTTAAGAAAAGAGCAAACGAATGCTCATTATATGCAAGGTGCAACATGCATCGCAGACGGAGCATGGACGTATGGCAAATTATTTGATACAAACGAAGGGTATCCTGCAATGGTTTGTTCAAACGAGGAAAAAGTATATGGGGAAGTTTATGAAGTAAATAGTGATGTTCTGCAAAAATTAGATGAACTTGAAGAATATACAGGTAATCCCGAGAGTGATTTATATGACCGGATCACCCAAACTATTTATTTTTGGGATATAGAAACACATGCATATGTGTATGTTGCTCAAGATAGAGAAATGTTGAAGAAAGTTATCATTTCTGGTGATTGGGTGGAGTATCAAAAAGGGAAATAA
- a CDS encoding DUF6884 domain-containing protein has product MKRLCIIPCGKKKIWDKYPYSGEAEAKDVYISPFGKACQAYATEFFENWVILSAKHGFLRPNDIVQENYDLAFDSKSDEVISIEQLKQQMIDKGLFQFDEIVLLAGKKHKKVVTELYPEEIITYPLEGCRGIGYMLQRLKGAVEAQQDITES; this is encoded by the coding sequence ATGAAAAGGTTATGCATAATTCCATGCGGAAAGAAGAAGATTTGGGATAAGTACCCATATTCTGGAGAGGCAGAGGCAAAAGATGTATATATTAGTCCATTCGGAAAAGCATGTCAGGCGTATGCAACTGAGTTTTTCGAGAACTGGGTTATATTATCAGCAAAGCATGGATTTTTAAGACCAAATGATATTGTACAGGAAAACTATGATCTTGCATTTGATTCAAAGAGTGATGAGGTTATTAGTATTGAACAATTAAAACAACAGATGATTGATAAAGGCTTATTTCAGTTTGATGAAATAGTTTTACTTGCAGGGAAGAAACATAAAAAAGTAGTGACGGAGCTATATCCAGAAGAAATCATTACATATCCGTTAGAGGGATGTAGAGGGATTGGATATATGTTGCAGAGATTGAAGGGTGCTGTGGAAGCGCAGCAGGATATAACGGAGAGTTAA
- a CDS encoding HelD family protein, which yields MNNIFDAELQKMKDTLSTMDDQLEQLEKIPVYYGEDFKEQILESMRESNRQSLRIGVHEPYFGRLDFQEDGKEDVMPIYIGKVGVSDKDMMKPIVIDWRAPVASMFYSFTGGDELAFYHSPDGLVEGDVYLKRNISIRKRELERVVDTYVKGNEDVSHADDFLLYRLGENKDNKLKDIVSTIQSEQNDIIRAERNLPLLIQGVAGSGKTTIALHRLAFLIYEYREQLEAERMIVFAPNSLFLDYISSVLPELGVGNISQTTFPDWALRTLDGSVKLKQTEEKMKEAFSINRDEKKVMLGKLKGTLEFKSFIEERMIQFEKELVPTKDFEAWDKAVIPVEDVKKWMQVEYKHYPLKKRRERLVGRMKRWIEIELKKFGETNEKKLLKKEATKRLSTYMNFWPKMSPLSLYSSMLKSKEILEVLPEELVQETEKNSRKKEVYVEDLPALIYIHHRITGIEIGQKFHHVVIDEAQDFSPFQVYVLKEITLGNSFTILGDLSQAIYDYQGIEDWNAFKEVFQETGYYELTRSYRSTKEIIEFANEIIKNAEIPVGLATPVFRSGEDVKVIRGEDQFTEIVKTLEHLQNEDVKTIAVIGRTDDECRDIYEKLTNAGLSVNVIEADQSKYEGGISVVPVYLAKGLEFDAVLLIDVDEEHYKNTKHDAKLLYVGCTRSLHDLWIFYSGEISPLIKG from the coding sequence ATGAACAACATTTTTGACGCAGAGTTACAAAAAATGAAAGATACTTTAAGTACGATGGATGATCAATTAGAACAGCTTGAAAAAATTCCGGTTTATTATGGAGAAGATTTTAAAGAGCAAATTCTTGAAAGTATGAGGGAGTCTAATAGACAAAGCTTACGTATTGGTGTACATGAGCCGTACTTTGGAAGGTTAGATTTTCAGGAGGATGGCAAGGAAGACGTAATGCCGATTTACATCGGTAAAGTAGGTGTTTCAGATAAAGATATGATGAAACCAATTGTAATTGATTGGCGAGCACCTGTCGCGAGTATGTTTTATTCATTTACCGGTGGTGATGAATTAGCATTTTATCATTCACCAGACGGATTAGTAGAAGGCGATGTTTATTTAAAGCGAAACATTTCCATTCGAAAAAGAGAACTAGAACGTGTTGTTGATACATATGTAAAAGGAAATGAAGATGTCTCGCATGCTGATGATTTTCTTCTATATCGATTAGGTGAGAATAAAGATAATAAATTGAAAGATATCGTTTCGACTATACAATCGGAGCAAAATGATATTATTCGTGCGGAAAGAAACTTACCATTATTAATTCAAGGGGTTGCAGGGAGCGGAAAAACAACAATCGCTTTACATCGCCTTGCTTTTTTAATTTATGAATATCGTGAACAACTTGAAGCGGAGAGAATGATCGTATTCGCTCCAAACAGTTTGTTTTTAGATTATATTTCGAGTGTACTTCCTGAGTTAGGGGTAGGAAATATTAGTCAAACAACGTTTCCAGATTGGGCATTACGTACGTTAGATGGTTCGGTGAAACTGAAGCAGACAGAAGAAAAAATGAAAGAAGCTTTTTCAATTAATCGCGATGAAAAAAAAGTTATGCTCGGTAAATTAAAAGGCACGCTGGAATTCAAGTCGTTTATTGAAGAAAGAATGATTCAATTTGAAAAAGAATTAGTACCGACAAAAGATTTTGAGGCATGGGATAAAGCAGTTATTCCAGTGGAAGACGTTAAAAAATGGATGCAGGTTGAATATAAACACTATCCATTAAAGAAAAGACGAGAACGTTTAGTCGGCAGAATGAAGCGCTGGATTGAAATTGAACTGAAAAAGTTTGGAGAAACAAACGAGAAAAAGTTACTAAAAAAAGAAGCGACAAAGAGATTGAGCACATATATGAATTTTTGGCCGAAAATGAGCCCACTTTCACTGTATAGTTCAATGTTGAAGAGTAAAGAAATACTCGAAGTATTACCTGAAGAGCTTGTTCAAGAAACAGAAAAGAATTCTCGTAAAAAAGAAGTATATGTAGAAGACTTACCAGCTTTAATTTACATACATCATCGCATAACAGGAATTGAAATCGGACAGAAGTTCCATCACGTCGTTATTGATGAAGCTCAGGATTTCTCGCCTTTCCAAGTTTATGTATTAAAAGAAATTACACTAGGTAATTCTTTCACTATATTAGGTGATTTATCTCAAGCGATTTATGATTATCAAGGAATTGAAGACTGGAATGCTTTTAAGGAAGTATTCCAAGAAACAGGTTATTATGAACTGACGAGAAGTTACCGTTCTACAAAAGAAATTATTGAATTCGCGAATGAAATAATTAAAAATGCAGAGATTCCAGTAGGACTCGCAACACCAGTTTTCCGTAGTGGTGAAGACGTGAAAGTAATTCGGGGAGAGGACCAATTTACTGAAATTGTGAAGACATTAGAACATCTACAAAATGAAGATGTGAAAACAATCGCGGTAATAGGAAGAACAGACGATGAATGCCGTGATATATATGAGAAGTTAACAAATGCTGGATTGTCTGTTAACGTCATTGAAGCAGATCAAAGTAAGTATGAAGGTGGTATTTCGGTAGTACCAGTATACTTGGCGAAAGGGTTAGAATTTGATGCCGTACTTCTAATCGACGTTGATGAAGAACATTACAAAAATACAAAACATGATGCGAAATTATTGTATGTCGGATGTACGAGATCACTTCATGATTTATGGATTTTCTATAGTGGGGAAATATCTCCGTTAATTAAGGGATAA
- a CDS encoding GNAT family N-acetyltransferase, whose protein sequence is MQSVVIEEIKRLDEDIEVFSELLKTVVDDGASIGFLPPLEREEATKYWQTVLAPEVILYVAKINNEVAGSVQLHLVTKPNGIHRAEICKLMTHPNFRRNGIGRSLMQKAEERAKQENRSLLVLDTREGDPSNRLYKSLDYQESGKIPGYAISPNGELDATVIYYKMI, encoded by the coding sequence ATGCAAAGTGTAGTAATAGAAGAGATTAAACGACTTGATGAAGACATTGAAGTATTTTCTGAACTGTTGAAAACTGTAGTAGATGATGGAGCTTCAATAGGATTTCTACCGCCACTGGAACGAGAAGAAGCGACAAAGTATTGGCAAACTGTATTAGCACCAGAAGTGATATTGTATGTTGCTAAAATAAACAATGAAGTGGCAGGCAGTGTTCAACTACATCTAGTTACAAAGCCGAACGGGATCCATAGAGCCGAAATTTGTAAGTTAATGACTCATCCAAACTTTAGACGTAACGGTATTGGACGTTCACTTATGCAAAAAGCAGAGGAACGAGCAAAGCAAGAAAATAGGTCTCTTTTAGTGTTAGATACTAGAGAAGGAGATCCTTCCAATAGATTGTACAAGTCATTAGACTATCAAGAATCCGGCAAAATACCAGGGTATGCAATTTCTCCAAATGGTGAGTTAGATGCAACGGTTATTTATTATAAAATGATTTAG
- the ppaC gene encoding manganese-dependent inorganic pyrophosphatase — translation MEKVLVFGHKNPDTDAICSAIAYAELKKELGMNAEPVRLGEISGETQFALDSFKVEGPRFVETVANEVDNVILVDHNERQQSANDIESVRVLEVIDHHRIANFETSDPIYYRCEPVGCTATILNKMYKENGVAIRKEVAGLMLSAIISDSLLFKSPTCTEQDVAAARELAEIAGVDADSYGLEMLKAGADLSGKTMEQLISLDAKEFQMGNAKVEIAQVNAVDTNDVLVHQAELEKVISAVVEEKGLDLFLFVVTDILTNDSVGLAIGKEANVVEKAYNVTLQNNTATLKGVVSRKKQIVPVLTETFQA, via the coding sequence ATGGAAAAAGTACTAGTTTTCGGGCATAAAAACCCAGATACAGATGCAATTTGTTCTGCGATTGCTTATGCAGAATTGAAAAAAGAATTAGGAATGAATGCTGAGCCTGTACGTTTAGGCGAAATCAGCGGTGAAACTCAATTTGCGTTAGACTCTTTTAAAGTAGAAGGACCGCGTTTTGTTGAGACAGTAGCAAACGAAGTGGACAACGTTATTTTAGTTGACCATAACGAACGCCAACAAAGTGCTAACGATATCGAATCTGTTCGTGTGTTAGAAGTTATTGACCATCACCGTATTGCTAACTTTGAGACAAGCGATCCTATATACTACCGTTGTGAGCCAGTTGGTTGTACAGCTACAATCTTAAACAAAATGTACAAAGAAAATGGTGTTGCAATTCGTAAAGAAGTTGCAGGTTTAATGTTATCTGCAATTATTTCAGATTCTTTACTATTCAAATCTCCAACTTGCACAGAACAAGACGTGGCAGCAGCTCGTGAATTAGCGGAAATCGCTGGTGTAGATGCAGATAGCTACGGCTTAGAAATGTTAAAAGCTGGTGCTGACTTAAGCGGAAAAACAATGGAGCAATTAATCTCCCTTGACGCTAAAGAATTCCAAATGGGTAACGCGAAAGTTGAAATCGCACAAGTAAACGCTGTTGATACAAACGACGTTCTTGTACACCAAGCGGAACTTGAAAAAGTTATTTCTGCAGTAGTAGAAGAAAAAGGTTTAGACCTATTCTTATTCGTTGTAACTGACATCTTAACTAACGATTCTGTTGGCCTTGCGATCGGTAAAGAAGCAAACGTTGTTGAGAAGGCATACAACGTAACATTACAAAATAACACAGCTACTTTAAAAGGTGTTGTATCTCGTAAAAAACAAATCGTTCCTGTATTAACAGAAACATTCCAAGCTTAA
- a CDS encoding HD domain-containing protein yields the protein MKYILNRTYAKELLEWANQQNPGPWFEHSIHVAHATENIIVELIKNGHDLDGDIAYNAALLHDIGRYKGFTKSVIHSYDGYMYMNDLGYTGNAIICVTHSFPCKNEHIDIAAEWSLVPDYMESRLIEILNENSDYDLYNKVITLCDALADADGFTTLERRLVSVGLRHGTTSHTSLHWKGFYTIKNELESLIGKSIYTLLPDVEKSIYKNIEY from the coding sequence ATGAAATATATTTTAAACAGAACATACGCAAAAGAATTACTTGAGTGGGCGAATCAACAAAACCCAGGTCCTTGGTTCGAACATTCAATTCATGTTGCCCATGCAACTGAGAACATCATTGTCGAACTTATTAAAAATGGGCATGACCTAGATGGTGACATAGCATACAATGCCGCTCTCTTGCATGATATAGGAAGATATAAAGGTTTTACCAAATCGGTTATTCATTCCTATGATGGTTATATGTATATGAATGATTTAGGGTATACAGGAAACGCCATTATTTGTGTGACACACTCATTCCCTTGCAAAAATGAACATATAGATATTGCAGCGGAGTGGAGTCTTGTTCCCGATTATATGGAAAGCCGGTTAATTGAAATATTGAATGAAAATAGTGACTATGACTTATACAATAAAGTAATTACTCTTTGCGACGCTCTCGCTGATGCGGATGGTTTTACTACGCTTGAAAGAAGATTGGTTTCTGTTGGTTTACGTCATGGCACAACCTCTCATACCTCTTTACATTGGAAAGGATTCTACACAATTAAGAATGAATTAGAATCTTTAATCGGTAAGAGTATATACACACTTCTCCCTGATGTAGAGAAATCGATTTATAAAAATATAGAATATTAA
- the recQ gene encoding DNA helicase RecQ, translated as MFTKAQELLASYFGYSSFRRGQDETIKNVLDGKDTVCIMPTGGGKSICYQIPALVFEGTTLVISPLISLMKDQVDTLIQNGISATYINSSISITEANQRIQLAKQGHYKLLYVAPERLDSMEFVDQLIDMKIPMIAIDEAHCISQWGHDFRPSYLHIHRILDYLPEKPLVLALTATATPQVRDDICNTLEINQENTIMTTFERENLSFSVIKGQDRNAYLADYIRQNQKESGIIYAATRKVVDQLYEDLGKAGVSVSKYHAGMSDHDRNEQQELFLRDEISVMVATSAFGMGIDKSNIRYVIHYQLPKNMESYYQEAGRAGRDGLDSECILLYSSQDVQVQRFLIDQSTGESRFSNELEKLQNMTDYCHTEQCLQSFILQYFGEEPKEDCGRCGNCTDDRESIDVTRESQMVLSCMIRTNQRFGKQMIAQVLTGSKNKKVIEFNFHTLPTYGLLSNRSVKEVSEFIEFLISEELIAVEHGTYPTLKVTEKGKEVLIGKENVLRKERVETRQIVQDHPLFEVLREVRKEIAQGEGVPPFVIFSDQTLKDMCAKMPQSDSELLTVKGIGEHKLVKYGSHFLQAVQHFIEDNPNYAETIKTEVVSERKKSGKASANSHIETYEMYKQGIDLNEIAKDRGLSRQTIENHLIRSFEDGMEVEWQSFVPAAYEALIETAVQNAEGGLKSIKEQLPDEVSYFMIRAYLQIRK; from the coding sequence TTGTTTACAAAAGCACAAGAACTTTTAGCGTCTTATTTCGGCTATTCGTCATTCCGAAGAGGACAAGATGAAACAATTAAAAATGTATTAGATGGGAAAGATACAGTTTGTATTATGCCTACGGGCGGTGGTAAGTCAATTTGTTATCAAATTCCCGCATTAGTATTCGAAGGAACGACATTAGTTATCTCACCTTTGATTTCACTTATGAAAGATCAAGTAGATACATTAATACAAAACGGTATTTCCGCTACATATATTAATAGTTCTATTTCTATTACAGAAGCGAATCAACGAATTCAATTGGCGAAACAAGGGCATTACAAGTTGCTTTACGTGGCGCCTGAGCGTCTTGATTCTATGGAGTTTGTTGATCAACTTATCGATATGAAAATCCCGATGATAGCGATTGATGAGGCGCACTGTATTTCGCAATGGGGTCATGATTTCCGCCCGAGTTATTTACATATACATCGCATATTAGATTATCTTCCAGAAAAACCGCTCGTTTTAGCGTTAACAGCAACAGCAACACCACAAGTACGTGATGATATTTGTAATACGCTTGAAATTAATCAAGAAAATACAATTATGACAACGTTCGAACGCGAGAACTTATCGTTTTCAGTAATTAAAGGACAGGATCGTAATGCGTATTTAGCAGATTATATTCGTCAAAATCAGAAGGAATCTGGAATTATTTATGCAGCTACAAGAAAAGTAGTCGATCAGTTATATGAAGATTTAGGGAAAGCAGGAGTTTCGGTATCGAAATATCATGCTGGTATGAGCGATCACGATCGAAATGAACAGCAAGAACTCTTTTTACGAGATGAAATCAGCGTTATGGTAGCGACATCAGCGTTTGGAATGGGGATTGATAAATCGAATATTCGTTACGTTATTCATTATCAACTGCCAAAAAATATGGAAAGTTACTATCAAGAAGCAGGACGTGCTGGTCGTGACGGATTAGATAGTGAATGTATTTTGTTATATTCTTCTCAAGATGTGCAAGTACAACGCTTTTTAATCGATCAATCAACTGGAGAATCACGTTTTTCAAACGAACTTGAAAAACTCCAAAATATGACCGATTACTGTCATACAGAACAATGTTTACAATCATTTATTTTGCAATACTTCGGAGAAGAGCCGAAGGAAGATTGTGGCCGCTGTGGTAATTGTACGGACGACCGTGAAAGTATCGATGTGACGAGAGAATCACAAATGGTACTATCTTGTATGATTCGAACGAACCAACGATTCGGAAAGCAAATGATTGCACAAGTATTAACTGGATCTAAAAATAAGAAAGTCATTGAATTTAATTTTCATACTTTGCCAACATACGGTCTTTTGTCAAACCGTAGTGTGAAAGAAGTCAGTGAGTTTATTGAGTTTTTAATTTCAGAAGAGTTAATTGCAGTTGAACATGGTACGTATCCGACATTAAAAGTAACAGAAAAAGGAAAAGAAGTATTAATTGGTAAAGAGAATGTTTTACGCAAAGAACGGGTGGAAACGAGACAAATTGTTCAAGACCATCCTTTATTTGAAGTGCTTCGTGAAGTGCGTAAAGAAATTGCGCAAGGAGAAGGTGTACCACCGTTCGTTATTTTCTCTGACCAAACGTTAAAAGATATGTGTGCGAAAATGCCACAAAGTGACTCCGAACTCCTAACTGTAAAAGGAATCGGAGAACACAAACTTGTGAAGTACGGGTCTCACTTCTTACAAGCAGTTCAGCACTTTATTGAGGATAATCCAAACTATGCGGAAACAATTAAGACTGAAGTTGTTTCAGAGCGTAAAAAATCAGGAAAAGCTTCAGCGAATTCTCATATAGAAACATATGAAATGTATAAACAAGGCATTGATCTAAATGAGATTGCGAAAGATAGAGGGCTATCAAGACAAACGATTGAAAACCACTTAATCCGCTCTTTTGAAGATGGTATGGAAGTAGAGTGGCAAAGCTTTGTTCCAGCAGCGTATGAAGCTCTTATTGAAACTGCCGTACAAAATGCAGAAGGTGGTTTGAAATCTATTAAAGAACAGCTTCCAGATGAAGTGAGTTACTTTATGATTCGTGCATATTTACAAATTAGAAAGTAG
- a CDS encoding DinB family protein, with product MLKLFQYNWQVRDDWFTLCEDIPDEELLKKRFGGFGSILHTLFHIVDVEYMWILGLRGEPVLEEPLFEEYASLQKVKNLSAQYHEKVKQFVTSWTNEMDSRKLSETDFNEEPISSRDAPIRRRVIECTHGEIIRHVIVHEIHHIGQLSIWAREIGKEPVSANLRGRGLFDN from the coding sequence ATGTTGAAACTGTTTCAATATAATTGGCAAGTTCGTGATGATTGGTTTACATTGTGCGAAGACATACCGGATGAAGAACTATTAAAGAAACGGTTCGGTGGGTTCGGCAGTATCCTGCATACCTTATTTCACATTGTAGATGTGGAATATATGTGGATCTTAGGTTTGCGAGGTGAACCAGTGCTCGAGGAGCCGTTGTTTGAAGAGTATGCCAGCTTGCAAAAAGTGAAAAATCTTTCAGCTCAATACCATGAGAAAGTGAAGCAATTTGTGACATCTTGGACAAATGAAATGGATTCTCGGAAACTTTCAGAAACTGATTTCAATGAAGAACCGATTAGCTCTAGAGACGCACCAATTAGGCGCCGAGTCATTGAATGTACACACGGAGAGATAATACGTCATGTCATTGTCCACGAAATCCACCATATCGGCCAGTTATCTATATGGGCACGTGAAATAGGAAAGGAGCCTGTGTCCGCAAATCTGAGAGGAAGAGGGCTATTCGATAATTAG
- a CDS encoding DUF4017 family protein, translating into MKNILPALLAYIIVCIIAIIIPASDGYNTVGWKFFVGQAYAIPIFIIAAIITFYINKKRSYE; encoded by the coding sequence ATGAAAAATATACTCCCAGCATTATTAGCTTATATTATTGTTTGTATCATCGCGATTATCATTCCAGCATCTGACGGCTATAATACTGTAGGTTGGAAATTCTTTGTTGGGCAAGCGTACGCAATACCTATTTTCATTATTGCTGCTATTATTACATTTTATATAAATAAGAAACGATCTTATGAATAA